The segment AGCACCGATAGAAAAATACTCCGGGCAGGGAAACTTTCCCTTCTGGCACTCGACTAATACGAGTGCTAAGATTGCTCTACCCACCAAGGAGGTAGTTTGACTCATGAACGCTACGTTTACTTTGCCCGTCCCGTCGTCCAGCGGTAGCCTGGAACAGTACATTCAGGCCGTGAACAGCGTACCGATGCTGACTGCCGAGGAAGAGAACGAACTGGCTGTCCGCTACAACCAGGAAAACGACCTGGAAGCGGCGCGCAAGCTGGTACTCTCGCACCTGCGCGTCGTCGTTTCGATCGCGCGCGGCTACAACGGCTACGGACTGCAGCAGGCCGACCTGATCCAGGAAGGCAATATCGGACTGATGAAGGCGGTCAAGCGTTTCGAGCCCAATCGCGGCGTGCGCCTGTTCTCTTTCGCCGTGCACTGGATCAAGGCGGAAATTCACGAATTCATCCTGCGCAACTGGCGTCTGGTTCGCATCGCGACCACCAAGCCGCAGCGCAAGCTGTTTTTCAATCTGCGCAGCATGAAGCGGGGCTTCTCCGCGCTGACCGATAGCGAAGCCCAGGCGATCGCCGACAATCTTGGCGTCAAGCGCGAAGAAGTGCTGGAAATGGAAACCCGGTTGTCCGGGCAGGACATCGCGCTCGTCGCCGATGATGGCGACGACGAGGGATTCGCCCCGATCGACTGGCTGGCCGATGCCGATGCCGAACCGACCCGCATGCTCGAACGCAAGGCATTCGACACGATGCAGACCGAAGGCCTGGAACATGCCCTTTCCGTGCTGGATCCGCGCAGCCGGCGAATCGTTGAGGCGCGCTGGCTGGCCGACGATGGCGGCGCGACCCTGCACGAACTGGCCGCGGAATTCGGTGTGTCGGCGGAGCGCATCCGCCAGATCGAAGCCAAGGCGCTGACGCGAATGAAAACGGCGCTAACGGAAGGCACTGTCCTTCTGGACTGACAAAAGGCTCCCCCGGGAGCCTTTTTCTTTGCCCACCGGGTTTCGGAGTCCTCCGATGGGAGCGCGCCAGCCACACCGATACGATGAGCGTTTTCTCAAGGAGAGACGATCATCATGCAAGGTCTTCCCACAGCACAACTGAGCCGCCAGTTCCAGGACATGGCGCGCGTCCTCGCCGCCATCGCCCTGCGCAAGTTCATCTTTGCCCTTGACGCCGAACCAGGCGAAGCGGGCCACCTGGACCCGGCGGTACTGAACGCGATGGAGGTGTTCCGCGCGTCGTTACTGATGAACGACCAGCAGGAGCGTCCGGCCCCCGACCCGCTGCAGATATCCGCGCTGCTGCGCGATCTGGCCACCGAGGAACGCAACCGCCTTGCCGGCGCGCTAGAGCACAGTCCGACCCTGCATCTGGTCTCGCTGTCCGCATCCAGCAGGGCAACGCTCTGGCAGGATACCATCCGGCAACTGGTCGAGGCAGGGGAAGCCGATCGGCTTTATCCGCACTTCAGTTCCGCCCACCTGCTTTTGCTGCTGCGCGCCCAACTGCGCGGCAACGACTGACTAAAGCAAGACTATCGA is part of the Paludibacterium paludis genome and harbors:
- the rpoH gene encoding RNA polymerase sigma factor RpoH; translation: MNATFTLPVPSSSGSLEQYIQAVNSVPMLTAEEENELAVRYNQENDLEAARKLVLSHLRVVVSIARGYNGYGLQQADLIQEGNIGLMKAVKRFEPNRGVRLFSFAVHWIKAEIHEFILRNWRLVRIATTKPQRKLFFNLRSMKRGFSALTDSEAQAIADNLGVKREEVLEMETRLSGQDIALVADDGDDEGFAPIDWLADADAEPTRMLERKAFDTMQTEGLEHALSVLDPRSRRIVEARWLADDGGATLHELAAEFGVSAERIRQIEAKALTRMKTALTEGTVLLD